The following proteins are co-located in the Manihot esculenta cultivar AM560-2 chromosome 9, M.esculenta_v8, whole genome shotgun sequence genome:
- the LOC110622608 gene encoding tRNA N(3)-methylcytidine methyltransferase METTL6, whose translation MNDDAAEAEYFSKDFEWESLKQETENNPSYEYHLLPFNRQLQSQEEEEEESGDSKAWQMFHIRHSSGKFFKERRYLLKEFPELVSCDDFSKVLEVGCGSGSSVIPILRGNKSIIVYACDCSIETLEKAKQIVDATDIILVQNRFKPFYCGFGFTGFPKWLLCDSCSLIPTLNQQECFSSDGSYCLKEGGCCIGGVDFVTLIFTLSAVPFNRMPTAILECFFVLKPGGLLLFRDYGLYDMTMLRFEADKRVGFREYMRSDGTRSYFFSLETVRDLFVGAGFIELELEYCCVKSVNRRKERSMRRVWVHGKFQKPASRKGVSCQTI comes from the exons ATGAACGACGACGCAGCAGAAGCAGAATACTTCTCCAAGGACTTCGAATGGGAATCTTTGAAACAAGAAACAGAAAACAATCCCTCTTATGAATATCATTTGCTTCCTTTCAATCGACAACTACAATCacaggaagaagaagaggaggaaagTGGTGATTCTAAGGCATGGCAGATGTTCCACATCCGCCATTCCTCAGGCAAATTCTTCAag GAGAGGAGGTACTTATTGAAGGAGTTTCCGGAGTTGGTTTCTTGTGATGACTTTTCTAAGGTTTTGGAGGTTGGCTGTGGTAGTGGAAGTTCTGTAATTCCAATTCTACG GGGCAACAAAAGCATCATCGTTTATGCTTGTGATTGTAGCATTGAGACGCTTGAGAAGGCCAAGCAGATTGTGGATGCCACCGATATAATCTTAGTCCAAAACCGTTTTAAGCCATTCTATTGTGGTTTTGGTTTTACTGGGTTCCCCAAGTGGTTGCTTTGTGATTCTTGCTCATTAATTCCTACACTAAATCAACAGGAATGCTTCTCCTCAG ATGGTTCATATTGCTTGAAAGAAGGTGGCTGTTGCATTGGCGGGGTTGATTTTGTTACCTTG ATATTCACACTATCAGCAGTGCCATTCAATAGAATGCCAACAGCCATTTTGGAGTGTTTCTTTGTATTGAAGCCTGGTGGTCTGCTCTTATTTAGGGACTATG GGCTTTATGATATGACCATGCTGCGATTtgaagcagacaaaagagtggGGTTCCGAGAGTACATGAGATCAGATGGCACTCGATCTTACTTCTTTTCTTTAGAAACTGTCAGGGATCTTTTTGTTGGAGCAGGCTTCATTGAG CTTGAGCTCGAGTACTGTTGTGTTAAGTCTGTGAATCGCAGAAAAGAGAGGAGTATGCGAAGGGTGTGGGTTCATGGGAAGTTCCAGAAACCTGCAAGTAGAAAAGGTGTCTCATGTCAGACGATCTGA